The [Clostridium] celerecrescens 18A genomic sequence CGTCTTGACGTCCTGCTTTTTTTATTTCATAATAGCATTGTTATATAACAGTGTTATAAAAAGGAGAAATAATGAGCGCTCAGGTAAAAGATACACATGTTGCCATTTTAGAGGCGGGCAAAAAGGAATTTTTGGAGTATGGCTATGAGGGGGCTTCCCTAAGAAGGATTGCCAGGGAGGCTTCTGTTACAACAGGAGCCATATATGGGTATTTTCCCAGTAAGGAAGCGCTTTTTGACGCATTGACCGGAGATGCGGCGGATGGACTCCTGGAAAGGTACAGACAGGTTCATGACGAATTTGCAGGTCTGCCTCCCAGCGAGCAGGCGGCTGCTCTGGATCATATTACCGATGAAACGATTCCCTGGATGATCAACTATATTTATGACCGGTTTGATATATTCAAACTGTTTTTTTGTAAGAGCAGTGCGGGAAGCTGTGACAGCTATTTCGCTCAGTTGGTTAAAATTGAAGAGAAATCAAGCTGGGATTTTATCAATGCCATGAAAGAATCAGGGCATGAGGTTATGGAAATTGACGGCACCTTGATCCATATCTTATCCCGGTCATTTTTTCAGCAGATTTTAGAGTTTGTGGCCCATGATGTCCCACGGGAAAAAGCTCTTTCCTACTCGCTGGTTCTGGGGACTTTCCAGCACGCAGGGTGGAAGAAGATTATGGGACTTTGATGCAGCTTAGCTGTTTCCGGTTCTTTAAAACAAAAAAGCTTTACATAATGGTTAGTTTAAGCTAACCAATTTTATACAGGGAGTTGTTATAAATAGACAGTAACATTTTACCAAGAAAGGTGGTTTATCATGAAACAAATTAATTCTGCGGTTGCAAAGCCCAAAACAGGCATGGCCAGGTTGATGGAGCTCGCGGCGACAAAAAAGCCTCTTATGGTCTCCTCCGTGATCTTATCGGCTCTGGCATCTGTCGTCTCGTTTGTGCCTTATATCGCCATTTACTTTGTGGTGAAGGAAGTCATGGGAGTATTTCCTGACTTTAAGAATCTTGATCTGCAAAGAACGGTTGGCTTCGGGTGGCTGGCCTTTGGGGGAATCCTGCTTAATGTATTGCTGTATTTTATGGCTTTGATGTGTTCCCATCTGGCCGCTTTTGGTACTCTGTATGAGCTGAAAGTGAACTTTGCCTCCCATCTTGCCGGATTGCCTCTGGGATTTCATATGCTGGTCGGCAGCGGTAAACTGCGTAAGATCATGGATGAAAACATTGAGAAGATCGAGGGATTCATCGCCCACCAGCTTCCTGATCTGGTGGCCTCTTTTGTAGCTCCGGTGGTCATGTTCATCATTCTTCTGGCAGTAGACTGGCGTTTTGGGCTTGCGGCTGTGGTTGGCATTGTCATCGCCTTTGCGATCCAGATCAAAGCATATGGTAATGACGGGGCTAAAACCATGATGGCAAACTACCAGAACGCTCTGGAGGATATGAACAATGCATCCGTGGAGTATGTCCGTGGAATCACTGTTGTCAAAGCGTTTAAGCAAACGGTGTTCTCCTTCCGCCGGATGCACAGTGCCATAAAGGAATACACCCGAATGATCATTCCTTATACCATGAGCTGGGAAAACTATATGTCCGCTTTTCAGACGGTCATCAATAACATTTATTTATTCCTGATCCCGGTTGGTATCCTGATCGGGCTGCATACATCTGATTATCCTGGTTTTGCAGCCACTTTTATCTTTTACCTGATTTTTGTTCCATCCATTGCCTCTGTTTTGATGAAGATCATGTATGTTTCTAACACCGGGATGCAGATCATTGGCGGTGTGGAGCGAATGGATGAAATCCTGAATACTGCTCCTCTGACGAATCCCCAGAGACCGAAGGAAATTTCCAGTCATGAGATTGTATTTGAAAACGTATCCTTTTCTTACGTCGGTCAGGAGGCCCAGGCGCTTTCTGACATTTCTTTCCGGGCGGAGGAAAATCAGATCACCGCGATCGTTGGCCCATCCGGCGGCGGCAAAAGCACCATTGCCCATCTCATTCCACGGTTTTTCGATGTAACGGAGGGAAGGATCAAAATCGGAGGCGTTGACGTACGGGATATGAGAAACGAATATCTGATGGAAAAGGTCAGCTTTGTATTCCAGGATGTGTTTCTCTTTAAGCAAAGCATTATGGATAATATCCGTTTGGGGAATCAGAGTGCCACTGATGCGCAGGTGATCGCTGCGGCAAAGGCGGCGCAGTGCCATGAGTTCATTGAAAAGCTGCCGGAAAAATATCATACGGTCATAGGAGCAAAAGGCGTCCATCTCTCAGGAGGAGAGCAGCAGCGGATTGCAATTGCCAGAGCCATTGTAAAAGACGCCCCCATTGTTCTTTTAGATGAGGCAACTGCATTTTCCGATCCAGAGAACGAACATCTGATCCAGCAGGCCTTTCAGAGGCTGATGCATGGGAAGACGGTAATCATGATAGCCCATCGCCTTTCAACCATCCGCAGTGCGGATAAAATCATAGTAGTAGACAAAGGCTGCCTTGTGGAGCAGGGCAGGCATGATGAATTACTGGAAA encodes the following:
- a CDS encoding TetR/AcrR family transcriptional regulator, with the translated sequence MSAQVKDTHVAILEAGKKEFLEYGYEGASLRRIAREASVTTGAIYGYFPSKEALFDALTGDAADGLLERYRQVHDEFAGLPPSEQAAALDHITDETIPWMINYIYDRFDIFKLFFCKSSAGSCDSYFAQLVKIEEKSSWDFINAMKESGHEVMEIDGTLIHILSRSFFQQILEFVAHDVPREKALSYSLVLGTFQHAGWKKIMGL
- a CDS encoding ABC transporter ATP-binding protein; protein product: MKQINSAVAKPKTGMARLMELAATKKPLMVSSVILSALASVVSFVPYIAIYFVVKEVMGVFPDFKNLDLQRTVGFGWLAFGGILLNVLLYFMALMCSHLAAFGTLYELKVNFASHLAGLPLGFHMLVGSGKLRKIMDENIEKIEGFIAHQLPDLVASFVAPVVMFIILLAVDWRFGLAAVVGIVIAFAIQIKAYGNDGAKTMMANYQNALEDMNNASVEYVRGITVVKAFKQTVFSFRRMHSAIKEYTRMIIPYTMSWENYMSAFQTVINNIYLFLIPVGILIGLHTSDYPGFAATFIFYLIFVPSIASVLMKIMYVSNTGMQIIGGVERMDEILNTAPLTNPQRPKEISSHEIVFENVSFSYVGQEAQALSDISFRAEENQITAIVGPSGGGKSTIAHLIPRFFDVTEGRIKIGGVDVRDMRNEYLMEKVSFVFQDVFLFKQSIMDNIRLGNQSATDAQVIAAAKAAQCHEFIEKLPEKYHTVIGAKGVHLSGGEQQRIAIARAIVKDAPIVLLDEATAFSDPENEHLIQQAFQRLMHGKTVIMIAHRLSTIRSADKIIVVDKGCLVEQGRHDELLEKRGKYSDMWNVYTKALDWKMDRKGMKNHV